The genomic region CCCTCTCCTTGGCCCTCACCAGTGCCTCCGCTATGTCTGGATGCGTGAAGGAGTAGACTGCAACGTCTATCGTCTCATTCGCCCTGTCGAAAAGCGAGATGATCGCCCGGCTGCACCCATCCTCCGGGCAGAAGAGGGCATTCACCCTCGGGCACTTGGAGCTCCCCTGAGGCTCGCGTTGCCTAAGCGAATCGAAGCCGATTATGAGGATCGCGGCCAGGAGTATCAGGAGAAGAAGACTGACCGATTGTTCTCTCATGCTCCCCCTCGAGCCGGGGCTCCTTCTGATAAAAGCCTTCCCCTCAGGGTTTATCTCGAATGACCTCACTCGAGGGATGCGAGAAGGATGGGCAG from Candidatus Korarchaeota archaeon NZ13-K harbors:
- a CDS encoding phospholipase D family protein, which gives rise to MLRYTELSAHPSRIPRVRSFEINPEGKAFIRRSPGSRGSMREQSVSLLLLILLAAILIIGFDSLRQREPQGSSKCPRVNALFCPEDGCSRAIISLFDRANETIDVAVYSFTHPDIAEALVRAKERGVRVRVILEAEQLTSYSQYGRLRSAGIEVMLDRNEYLMHDKFAIIDGKVVVTGSFNYTVAADERNDENLVIISDESVAERFEGEFEEMWKGVYGR